A stretch of the Desulforamulus ferrireducens genome encodes the following:
- a CDS encoding methyl-accepting chemotaxis protein: MMSVALGYQQMRNAILDQEQVGYHNIESIVRNDLEAVFTSTTMGLYSVIAIPEVQQAFAERNREELLRLTAPVFEQVKKEGIEQFQFHLPPAISFLRLHQPEKYGDDLSSFRATVVQSNKERKLVAGLEEGKGGYGFRVVTPVTYQGQHVGSAEFGMGFSPALLKRWKEQCGGEIFMYPYASSGVAWQKVDLSKPLVGTAETDSLAIADAEVNKAMSKPGYHYVNLNQQKAAVIIIPVFDFKGEPISYVKVNLDRSNIISELNNLLRDSAIHLLITLLVMGMVMYWVINKILSPINLLSEHMASVAEGDLSREFTVQGEDEIAALGRSFSTMQQNFRQLIGQTVRVSGQLIDSSKALSSSADETSSSAQNASTRVEKMALSMRELGSLAENAARDSQQVNLAATEGSEVVRQTVDRMATLHQIVEELASETNRLGQKIQDINQFVRLIGDIAEQTNLLALNAAIEAARAGEHGRGFSVVAQEVRKLADESNQAAKDVRKIIEGIIQQAQDLTQNMDKGLQQVKIGHQLIEETGEKFNSIQGLVAGLVRHSAEVANAGTQATAASSEIAAAIQEQAAAVEQVAASANLLDQLAEELKEQISKFKN; this comes from the coding sequence ATGATGTCAGTGGCACTGGGTTACCAACAAATGAGAAATGCAATCTTAGACCAGGAACAAGTGGGTTACCATAACATCGAATCAATTGTCAGGAACGATTTAGAAGCTGTTTTTACCTCCACTACCATGGGGCTTTACAGTGTTATTGCCATCCCCGAGGTACAGCAAGCCTTTGCTGAAAGAAATCGAGAAGAACTTTTGCGGCTTACTGCACCGGTTTTTGAACAGGTGAAAAAGGAGGGTATTGAACAGTTTCAGTTTCACTTACCGCCTGCCATTTCATTTCTGCGCTTGCACCAACCTGAAAAATATGGCGATGATTTATCTTCCTTCCGGGCTACCGTGGTACAAAGCAACAAAGAAAGAAAACTGGTAGCCGGTCTGGAAGAGGGGAAGGGTGGCTATGGTTTTCGGGTGGTGACACCGGTAACATATCAAGGACAGCATGTGGGTAGCGCGGAATTTGGCATGGGATTTAGTCCGGCCTTGTTAAAAAGGTGGAAGGAACAGTGTGGGGGAGAAATTTTTATGTATCCCTATGCCAGTTCGGGGGTAGCCTGGCAAAAGGTTGATTTAAGCAAACCCCTGGTTGGCACCGCAGAAACAGATAGTTTGGCCATTGCTGACGCTGAAGTTAACAAGGCCATGTCCAAGCCAGGTTATCACTATGTCAATCTGAACCAACAAAAGGCAGCGGTAATTATCATTCCTGTTTTTGATTTTAAGGGAGAACCCATCAGTTATGTAAAAGTTAATCTGGATCGTTCAAACATTATTAGCGAGCTCAATAATTTATTAAGAGACAGTGCCATTCACCTACTGATAACCCTGCTGGTAATGGGCATGGTGATGTACTGGGTAATTAATAAAATTTTAAGCCCCATCAATTTACTCTCGGAACATATGGCGTCTGTGGCTGAAGGGGATCTTTCCAGAGAGTTTACCGTCCAGGGAGAAGATGAGATAGCTGCCTTGGGGCGTAGCTTTAGTACTATGCAACAAAACTTTAGACAGTTAATTGGACAAACTGTGCGAGTGTCTGGTCAGCTTATTGATTCCAGCAAAGCCCTTAGTAGTTCGGCGGATGAAACCAGTAGCTCAGCCCAGAATGCCTCCACACGGGTAGAAAAAATGGCTCTTTCCATGCGGGAATTGGGTAGCTTGGCAGAAAATGCTGCCAGGGATTCCCAGCAGGTTAATCTTGCTGCCACCGAGGGTAGTGAGGTGGTCAGGCAAACTGTGGATCGCATGGCCACTTTGCACCAGATTGTGGAGGAGCTGGCCTCAGAAACCAACAGATTGGGGCAAAAAATTCAGGATATTAATCAGTTTGTCCGGCTCATCGGTGATATTGCCGAACAGACTAATCTGTTAGCCCTTAATGCGGCCATTGAGGCTGCCAGGGCAGGCGAACACGGCCGGGGCTTTTCGGTGGTAGCCCAGGAAGTGAGAAAACTGGCAGACGAATCAAACCAAGCAGCCAAGGACGTTAGGAAAATTATTGAAGGCATTATCCAGCAAGCCCAGGACTTAACGCAAAACATGGATAAAGGCCTACAGCAGGTTAAAATAGGACATCAACTTATCGAAGAGACCGGTGAGAAATTTAACAGCATCCAAGGACTGGTGGCGGGATTAGTACGTCATTCAGCAGAGGTGGCAAATGCCGGAACTCAGGCCACAGCAGCTAGTTCAGAAATTGCTGCAGCCATTCAAGAACAAGCCGCAGCTGTGGAACAGGTGGCGGCCTCAGCCAACCTGCTGGATCAACTGGCCGAGGAGCTTAAAGAACAAATTAGTAAATTTAAAAATTAA
- a CDS encoding tRNA (adenine(22)-N(1))-methyltransferase, producing the protein MLNISKRLKVLADYVLPGSIIADIGTDHGYLPVYLVLQGISPRAVAADINAGPLAAARNNVIQYQVADRVDLRLGNGLQVLKPGEVDTIIIAGMGGGTIRDILQAAPLVAGQARRLILQPMADEDDLRQFLVTQGWRLLDEELLLEDNRLYLIIVAERGQEEIAEPLLLEIGPRLWEKKHPLLPELLLRLQQKYQRVLAGLNKSNQSAAQQKATQIKEKLSNLEAFIKAY; encoded by the coding sequence ATGCTAAACATCAGTAAACGCTTAAAAGTTCTTGCTGACTATGTCTTGCCAGGCAGCATAATTGCAGATATTGGCACTGATCATGGCTACCTGCCGGTTTACCTGGTGCTGCAAGGTATTAGCCCCAGGGCTGTGGCGGCGGACATTAATGCCGGCCCCCTGGCAGCAGCCCGGAACAACGTCATACAGTACCAGGTGGCCGACCGGGTGGATTTACGTTTGGGCAACGGTTTACAGGTACTAAAACCCGGTGAGGTGGATACCATCATCATTGCCGGTATGGGCGGGGGAACCATCCGTGATATCCTACAGGCGGCACCACTGGTGGCTGGCCAGGCTCGTCGGCTAATTCTCCAACCCATGGCCGATGAAGATGATTTGCGTCAGTTTCTGGTGACCCAGGGCTGGCGACTGTTGGATGAGGAACTTTTATTAGAGGATAACCGACTCTATTTGATTATTGTGGCGGAAAGAGGTCAGGAAGAAATCGCTGAACCCTTGCTGCTGGAAATAGGTCCACGGCTATGGGAGAAAAAACACCCTTTACTGCCGGAACTTTTGCTCCGTTTACAACAAAAATACCAAAGGGTATTAGCTGGCCTGAACAAGAGCAACCAATCTGCCGCCCAACAAAAGGCAACCCAGATTAAAGAAAAGCTAAGTAATTTGGAGGCATTTATCAAGGCTTATTAA
- the rpoD gene encoding RNA polymerase sigma factor RpoD: MRDEVKVEQVKELIEKGKKRGALTYTEIMDTLQGTELTPDQIDDIYEKISAMGIEVVPEATDLETLEVDDSVDPPTEEVEVDLSIPEGIGIDDPVRMYLKEIGRVPLLTPEEEIELAKRMEQGDEEAKRRLAEANLRLVVSIAKRYVGRGMLFLDLIQEGNLGLIKAVEKFDFRKGFKFSTYATWWIRQAITRAIADQARTIRIPVHMVETINKLIRVSRQLLQELGREPTPDEIAKEMEISGEKVREIMKIAQEPVSLETPIGEEEDSHLGDFIEDAEARAPAEEASFTLLREQLDEVLKTLTDREQKVLRLRFGLDDGRARTLEEVGQKFGVTRERIRQIEAKTLRKLRHPSRSKKLKDYLD; the protein is encoded by the coding sequence GTGAGGGACGAAGTAAAAGTGGAACAAGTGAAAGAACTAATTGAAAAGGGCAAAAAGCGTGGGGCTTTAACCTATACTGAGATTATGGATACCCTGCAAGGAACAGAATTGACGCCCGATCAAATTGATGACATATACGAAAAAATCTCTGCCATGGGTATTGAAGTCGTCCCCGAAGCTACCGACCTTGAAACACTAGAGGTAGACGACAGCGTAGACCCCCCTACGGAGGAAGTTGAAGTCGACCTCAGCATTCCTGAGGGCATTGGCATTGATGATCCAGTAAGGATGTACCTCAAAGAAATTGGCCGGGTTCCCTTGCTCACCCCGGAGGAAGAGATTGAGTTAGCCAAGCGCATGGAACAAGGGGATGAAGAAGCCAAGCGCCGTTTGGCCGAGGCTAACCTGCGGTTGGTGGTTAGTATCGCCAAACGTTATGTTGGTAGGGGTATGTTGTTCCTGGACTTAATTCAGGAAGGTAACTTAGGTTTGATTAAAGCGGTAGAAAAATTTGATTTCCGTAAGGGTTTCAAATTTAGTACCTATGCCACCTGGTGGATTCGTCAAGCCATTACCAGGGCCATAGCAGACCAAGCCCGGACCATTCGTATTCCTGTACATATGGTGGAAACTATCAATAAATTAATTCGGGTTTCCCGGCAGTTACTACAAGAACTGGGCAGAGAACCAACCCCTGATGAAATTGCCAAGGAAATGGAGATTTCCGGGGAAAAAGTTCGGGAAATCATGAAAATAGCTCAAGAACCGGTATCCTTGGAAACCCCCATTGGGGAAGAGGAAGATTCCCACCTGGGAGATTTCATTGAAGATGCTGAAGCCCGGGCACCTGCAGAAGAAGCATCCTTTACACTGCTGCGGGAGCAATTGGATGAGGTATTAAAGACCTTAACCGATCGCGAACAAAAGGTTTTACGTTTGCGTTTCGGGTTAGATGACGGCCGGGCCCGCACCCTGGAGGAAGTGGGACAGAAGTTTGGGGTAACCAGAGAGCGTATTCGCCAAATTGAAGCAAAAACGCTCAGAAAACTTCGTCATCCCAGCCGCAGCAAGAAATTAAAGGATTACCTGGATTAG